In Salinarimonas sp., a genomic segment contains:
- a CDS encoding cytochrome ubiquinol oxidase subunit I, translating into MDAFLLSRIQFGANITFHILFPTITIALGWVLLYFKLRYNASRDEGWMDAYRFFVKVFALSFALGVVSGITMSFQFGTNWPGFMERVGNVAGPLLAYEVLTAFFLEATFLGIMLFGFRKVPNWLHTLATVLVAFGTTMSAFWILVLNSWMHTPAGYEVVDGVVHATDWWAIVFNPSMPYRLAHMLLASGLTAAFLVAGLSAWRWLRGDRSGGVMAALRTGVFLAAGLIPLQILAGDMHGLNTLEHQPAKVAAMEANWETRGNVPLVLFALPDEETRENRFEIAIPNGASLILKHDPEGVVPGLNDFVAEDGTVEHPPVAPVFWGFRIMVGVGFLMLAVSWAASYGVWKRGEPGRLLAWALVAMTFSGWVATTAGWYVTEIGRQPWLVTGVLSTADAVTKTAGAGMVWTTLAMYLALYVVLLAAYVATLYHLAGKASATATGQAGPAAPIAQGGERLAASPAA; encoded by the coding sequence ATGGACGCCTTTCTCCTCTCCCGTATCCAGTTCGGCGCGAACATCACCTTCCACATCCTGTTCCCGACGATCACCATCGCGCTCGGCTGGGTGCTGCTCTATTTCAAGCTGCGCTACAACGCCTCCCGCGACGAAGGCTGGATGGACGCCTATCGCTTCTTCGTGAAGGTGTTCGCGCTCTCCTTCGCGCTCGGCGTCGTGTCGGGCATCACCATGTCCTTCCAGTTCGGCACCAACTGGCCGGGCTTCATGGAGCGCGTCGGCAACGTCGCGGGACCGCTCCTCGCCTACGAGGTGCTGACCGCCTTCTTCCTGGAGGCGACCTTCCTCGGCATCATGCTGTTCGGCTTCCGCAAGGTGCCGAACTGGCTGCACACGCTCGCCACCGTGCTCGTCGCCTTCGGCACGACCATGTCGGCCTTCTGGATCCTGGTCCTGAACTCCTGGATGCACACGCCGGCCGGCTACGAGGTCGTCGACGGCGTCGTGCACGCGACCGACTGGTGGGCGATCGTCTTCAACCCGTCCATGCCCTACCGGCTCGCGCACATGCTCCTCGCCTCGGGTCTCACCGCCGCCTTCCTGGTGGCCGGCCTCTCGGCCTGGCGCTGGCTGCGCGGCGACCGCTCGGGCGGCGTCATGGCGGCCCTGCGCACCGGCGTGTTCCTGGCGGCCGGCCTGATCCCGCTGCAGATCCTCGCCGGCGACATGCACGGCCTCAACACGCTCGAGCACCAGCCCGCCAAGGTCGCGGCCATGGAGGCGAACTGGGAGACCCGCGGCAACGTGCCTCTCGTCCTCTTCGCCCTCCCGGACGAGGAGACCCGCGAGAACCGCTTCGAGATCGCCATTCCCAACGGCGCGAGCCTGATCCTGAAGCACGACCCGGAGGGCGTCGTGCCGGGGCTGAACGACTTCGTCGCCGAGGACGGCACGGTGGAGCACCCCCCCGTCGCGCCCGTGTTCTGGGGCTTCCGGATCATGGTCGGCGTCGGCTTCCTCATGCTGGCCGTGTCCTGGGCCGCGAGCTACGGCGTGTGGAAGCGCGGCGAGCCGGGCCGGCTCCTCGCCTGGGCGCTCGTCGCCATGACCTTCTCGGGCTGGGTCGCGACCACCGCGGGCTGGTACGTCACCGAGATCGGCCGCCAGCCCTGGCTGGTGACGGGGGTGCTCTCGACCGCGGACGCGGTGACGAAGACCGCCGGCGCCGGCATGGTCTGGACCACGCTCGCCATGTACCTCGCGCTCTACGTCGTCCTGCTCGCGGCCTATGTCGCGACGCTCTACCACCTCGCGGGCAAGGCGTCCGCGACCGCGACCGGCCAGGCCGGCCCCGCGGCCCCCATCGCGCAGGGCGGCGAGCGCCTCGCCGCCTCCCCCGCCGCGTAA
- a CDS encoding cytochrome d ubiquinol oxidase subunit II, which yields MDLLAHGQSWLPVAFAGLLGLSILLYVVLDGYDLGVGILTGATDAHKDRMIASIGPFWDANETWLVLAVGLLLVAFPFAQGTILGALYLPVAAMLAGLILRGVAFDFRAKAQDGHRIWWDRAFFAGSLVATLAQGYMLGLYITGFERTAGNVAFAVLTAVSLVAGYAFIGASWLILKGEGDLQRRAVRWARGTLWLVALGFVAVSVVTPLMSERIFAKWFELPYLLLLAPVPLVTAGLFVLLDLVLRVLPTASDRFAWAPFAGAIALFAMGFYGLAYSFFPYVVPEQTTIWEAAASDASLMIMFVGACLVLPMIAGYTALSYWIFRGKAGALRYD from the coding sequence ATGGACCTCCTCGCACACGGCCAATCCTGGCTTCCCGTCGCCTTCGCGGGCCTGCTCGGGCTCTCGATCCTGCTCTACGTCGTCCTCGACGGCTACGATCTCGGGGTGGGCATCCTCACGGGCGCCACCGACGCCCACAAGGACCGGATGATCGCCTCGATCGGGCCGTTCTGGGACGCGAACGAGACCTGGCTCGTGCTCGCGGTGGGCCTCCTCCTCGTCGCCTTCCCCTTCGCCCAGGGGACGATCCTCGGCGCGCTCTACCTGCCGGTCGCGGCGATGCTCGCCGGGCTGATCCTGCGCGGCGTCGCCTTCGACTTCCGCGCCAAGGCGCAGGACGGCCACCGGATCTGGTGGGACCGCGCCTTCTTCGCCGGCTCCCTCGTCGCGACGCTGGCGCAGGGCTACATGCTCGGCCTCTACATCACCGGCTTCGAGCGCACCGCCGGCAACGTCGCCTTCGCCGTCCTCACCGCCGTGTCGCTGGTGGCGGGCTACGCCTTCATCGGCGCGTCCTGGCTGATCCTGAAGGGCGAGGGCGATCTGCAGCGCCGGGCGGTGCGCTGGGCGCGGGGCACGCTGTGGCTCGTGGCGCTCGGCTTCGTCGCGGTTTCCGTGGTTACGCCGCTGATGAGCGAGCGGATCTTCGCCAAATGGTTCGAGCTGCCCTACCTCCTGCTGCTGGCGCCGGTGCCGCTCGTCACGGCGGGGCTGTTCGTCCTGCTCGACCTCGTCCTGCGCGTCCTGCCGACCGCGAGCGACCGTTTCGCCTGGGCGCCCTTCGCCGGCGCGATCGCGCTGTTCGCGATGGGCTTCTACGGCCTCGCCTATTCCTTCTTCCCCTACGTGGTGCCGGAGCAGACGACGATCTGGGAGGCGGCGGCGTCGGACGCCTCGCTGATGATCATGTTCGTCGGCGCCTGTCTCGTCCTGCCGATGATCGCGGGCTACACGGCCCTGTCCTACTGGATCTTCCGCGGGAAGGCCGGCGCGCTCAGATACGATTGA